The following nucleotide sequence is from Natronosalvus caseinilyticus.
GCGCGACGGTGAACGCGGACGTCTTGTCGACGAATCGGTGACGTTCCATCCAGTCTTCCATCCTGACCCAGACGTACGGCAGGAATCGGTTGCCGAAGACGAGTGCCGCCGCGAAGTACAACAGGGCCTCACCGACGACCAATCCGAGGCCCAGCGGTGTGACGGTTCCCGTTTCGACGAAGCTCATGACACCGGTGAACACCACCATCACCCCCACGTCGGACAGCAGGGCACCGCCGAGAAGCACCCCCGCGATCCGCGTGTCGAGGATGTCGAGGTCGACGAGAATTCGGGATTTCGTGGCCAGGGAGGTTGCAGCCATCGCGATGCCGATGAAGAGCGCCTGTTCGATCGACACGCCGATGAAGACGCCGACCAGGTAGCCGAGTCCGAACGGGGCGATGAAGCCGCCGAACGCGACCATCAGCGCCTGCGGTCCGAGTTCGAACAGGTCGTTAATGTCGACCTCCATGCCGACGTAGATCATCAGCAAAAAGACGCCGAACTCGGCGAAGACGTCGAGCGTCTCGCTCGGGTGTAAGAGTCCCAGCAGTGCGGGCCCGAAGAGGATTCCCGCGAGGATCTCCCCCATCAGGGCGGGATAGCCGGCACGCTCGACGAGGAGGCCGAATATCCACGCGAGCGTGAGTACCAGCAGCAGGTTCAGGAGATCGATACCGGCGGCTTCGACCATCGATAGTCTCGAGTAATCCGCCTAGCGGCAAGAGGATTGGTAACGAGGCATATACTCGGGTCGTACCGGCAACGGTCTCAATGGACTCTTACTCGAGGTCGCGATTCGATACCAGGTCGCGGACCGCCTCGAGCACGCGCTCCTCGAGCGCTTCGCGCTGTCGGTGACTGGCTTCGGCGTCGAACGACACCAAGAGTAGTTGGGTGCCGGACGCGGCGAGTGACTCGCGGTAGGCGTCTTCGAATTCGACGGGATCGACGTGGCGGACGTCGAACCCGTACAGCTCCCCCAGTGAATCGAACTCGAGGCCGTGGGGTGTCCTGAACTGCTCGGTGAAGGGCGGATCGAACGACTCGATCGGGAGCTTGTGGAAGATGCCGCCACCGTCGTTGTCGAGCAGGACGATTGTCGCGTCGACGCCGCA
It contains:
- a CDS encoding cation:proton antiporter, encoding MVEAAGIDLLNLLLVLTLAWIFGLLVERAGYPALMGEILAGILFGPALLGLLHPSETLDVFAEFGVFLLMIYVGMEVDINDLFELGPQALMVAFGGFIAPFGLGYLVGVFIGVSIEQALFIGIAMAATSLATKSRILVDLDILDTRIAGVLLGGALLSDVGVMVVFTGVMSFVETGTVTPLGLGLVVGEALLYFAAALVFGNRFLPYVWVRMEDWMERHRFVDKTSAFTVALIVALIFAFFAALVELHMIIGGFIAGLFLRQAQLEPDIYEHMYDVMYDLAMGLFAPIFFVTIAFDLTLDVFTDSLGLLALIVASAFLSKILGSWLFTLPTKLTSREGLVIGFGMNGRGTVEIVIVSIALSAGVIGEELFSILVFTAIFTTALVPPTVKLGVEWLERSGELVFMDDLDLEVD